A DNA window from Acidobacteriota bacterium contains the following coding sequences:
- a CDS encoding SpoIID/LytB domain-containing protein: protein MNIVNRSGRPARRLAFGLAFALALVVSGCAQSALLAATVTFAGAVPAQKQSSSSKDRARSNQQSEDRSSTRPRTVEPQAGRAKSPSPDGPIIRIALMTDVTSVALSCSSGLVVNRAPASLDEGKKISSGTLRVELRRQSDKAAPLHSNESSYRVSLGAFSESRRARKLIDELKKKFSEPVTMAFDEKHKEYEVLIGEFKTRNEAARMLERLRAKDYEDLRIVTDSNATESRAPDSGSDTNARAAKHKAQAGYSTDRSSVKPGRGELQIVGLSADKIALSSGNELIVSAAAEQRRDKRSSEPILSSSSRERTQPGDSAIAASNVSASGPQTVRVGEREYRGEIHLILNSRGRINVVNALPLEDYLCGVVPMELSPGAYPEIEALKAQAIAARSYALARMSRHRDDGFDLVDDTRDQVYGGRSSERELTNRAIHETRGVVAVFPDEDGKLTPIEALYTANCGGRTENNEEVFGGKAVAYLRGVACASDRQSLAGRDIATKRTPELLAGTDGRSIAREVALLSVLGLSLPRRLTSNYLRGSPDQAEVKSWIENIARLARREKLSFEYGDVTRLVEFARLVAASIYGENRASTLLAPADVDYLLAGLRAEQLPRAARADMAMLLREGILRLPAGAPLDGRTSITRAQAVETLAHAIFSKSTADRKSQISNFKAQTSGFKVETSAASENGRLILASINAGTRGQGSRFTSVNASAPARVARAQQDETRENNPPGVAAKDLAPPKFTAQDGAQRNVQPNGIEVADDAWLFRNVGGESYVVDRLPLVGGERVTYHLNAAGLVDFLEAAASERGASSDRFSSVAQWQERVPVEDLQQRLTRARIKVGRVEEIEPVAFSSSSRVTEVEVKGDEGHVRLRRPQIRAALGVKEYLFVVDRETDTGGRVVAFVFTGRGWGHGVGMCQTGAYGLAKDGYTYTAILQKYYTGIKLERMY, encoded by the coding sequence ATGAACATCGTGAATAGAAGCGGGCGTCCAGCGCGTCGTCTCGCATTCGGTCTGGCATTCGCTCTGGCACTAGTTGTCTCGGGCTGTGCTCAAAGCGCCTTGCTTGCGGCGACCGTCACCTTCGCCGGAGCGGTGCCCGCACAGAAACAATCCTCATCTTCAAAGGATCGTGCCAGGAGCAACCAACAAAGCGAGGATAGAAGCTCCACTCGCCCTCGCACCGTAGAACCGCAAGCCGGCCGCGCTAAGTCTCCTTCGCCCGATGGTCCCATCATTCGAATCGCGCTGATGACCGATGTCACGTCGGTCGCGCTCAGTTGTTCATCCGGCCTCGTTGTGAATCGCGCGCCCGCGAGCCTCGATGAGGGCAAGAAAATCTCGAGCGGAACGCTGCGCGTGGAATTGCGCCGTCAATCCGACAAGGCAGCGCCGCTCCATTCCAACGAATCCTCGTATCGTGTGAGCCTGGGGGCTTTCTCTGAATCGCGCCGCGCCCGCAAACTTATCGACGAGCTCAAGAAGAAATTCTCCGAGCCGGTGACGATGGCCTTCGACGAGAAGCACAAAGAATACGAGGTGTTGATCGGTGAGTTCAAAACTCGAAACGAGGCGGCGCGCATGCTGGAGCGCTTGCGCGCGAAGGATTACGAAGACTTGCGAATAGTGACCGATTCGAACGCGACAGAAAGCCGCGCGCCGGACTCGGGCAGCGACACAAATGCCCGTGCCGCAAAACACAAAGCTCAAGCCGGCTACTCGACCGATCGTTCGAGCGTGAAGCCGGGACGCGGCGAGCTTCAGATAGTCGGGCTGTCCGCGGATAAGATCGCGCTTTCAAGCGGGAACGAACTGATAGTCTCCGCGGCGGCCGAGCAGCGGCGCGACAAACGCAGCAGCGAGCCGATCTTGTCGAGTAGTTCCAGAGAACGAACCCAACCGGGCGATAGCGCAATTGCGGCCTCAAACGTCTCTGCTTCAGGACCGCAGACGGTTCGAGTGGGAGAAAGAGAGTATCGCGGCGAGATACATCTCATTTTGAACTCGCGCGGACGGATCAATGTGGTGAACGCGCTCCCGCTTGAAGACTATCTTTGCGGGGTGGTGCCGATGGAACTTTCCCCGGGCGCCTATCCCGAGATCGAAGCGTTAAAGGCGCAAGCGATCGCGGCGCGCTCTTACGCGCTCGCGCGCATGAGCCGTCATCGAGATGATGGATTCGATCTTGTCGACGACACTCGCGATCAGGTGTACGGCGGGCGCTCCTCGGAACGCGAGCTGACCAATCGCGCAATCCACGAGACGCGCGGCGTGGTTGCGGTCTTTCCGGACGAAGATGGAAAACTCACGCCCATAGAAGCGCTATACACCGCCAACTGCGGGGGCCGAACCGAGAATAACGAAGAAGTTTTCGGAGGAAAGGCCGTGGCCTATCTTCGCGGGGTCGCGTGCGCTTCTGACCGGCAGTCGCTTGCGGGGCGAGACATCGCGACCAAACGAACGCCGGAGCTCCTGGCCGGAACCGACGGTCGATCGATCGCTCGAGAAGTCGCGCTGCTTTCGGTGCTCGGGTTGTCGCTTCCGCGCCGCTTGACGAGTAACTATCTGCGCGGCTCGCCCGATCAAGCGGAGGTGAAGAGCTGGATAGAAAACATCGCGCGGCTCGCTCGAAGAGAGAAGCTCAGTTTCGAGTACGGCGACGTGACGCGGCTGGTTGAGTTCGCGCGTCTGGTTGCGGCATCGATCTACGGCGAAAACCGGGCGAGCACGCTGCTGGCTCCGGCGGACGTCGACTACTTGCTCGCTGGCTTGCGAGCCGAACAGTTGCCTCGAGCGGCCCGCGCGGATATGGCGATGCTGTTAAGAGAAGGCATACTTCGTCTGCCTGCCGGCGCGCCACTTGACGGACGCACTTCGATCACCCGAGCACAGGCGGTTGAGACTCTGGCTCACGCGATCTTTTCGAAATCAACCGCCGATCGCAAATCTCAAATCTCAAATTTCAAAGCTCAGACCTCCGGTTTCAAGGTTGAAACTTCGGCGGCCTCGGAAAATGGGCGTTTGATCCTGGCGTCGATTAACGCTGGGACGCGCGGGCAAGGTTCGCGCTTCACGAGTGTGAACGCGAGCGCACCCGCCCGCGTTGCGCGCGCCCAGCAAGATGAGACGCGCGAAAACAACCCGCCGGGAGTTGCGGCAAAGGATCTCGCGCCCCCGAAGTTCACGGCGCAAGACGGTGCACAGCGAAATGTCCAACCTAACGGCATCGAAGTCGCCGACGACGCGTGGTTGTTCCGTAACGTGGGCGGCGAGAGCTACGTGGTTGACCGGCTACCGCTCGTAGGCGGCGAGCGCGTCACCTACCATCTGAACGCCGCGGGGCTGGTGGACTTCCTCGAAGCAGCAGCTTCAGAGCGCGGCGCTTCGAGCGACCGCTTTTCGAGCGTGGCTCAGTGGCAAGAGCGCGTTCCAGTCGAAGATCTCCAGCAGCGGCTCACTCGCGCCCGCATAAAGGTCGGACGAGTTGAGGAAATCGAGCCGGTGGCTTTCAGCTCTTCAAGCCGGGTAACGGAGGTCGAAGTTAAAGGGGATGAAGGCCACGTGCGATTGCGCCGCCCTCAGATTCGGGCGGCGCTCGGCGTGAAGGAATATCTCTTCGTAGTCGACCGCGAGACTGATACGGGAGGCCGCGTTGTCGCGTTTGTGTTTACGGGACGAGGCTGGGGCCACGGTGTTGGAATGTGCCAGACTGGTGCGTATGGATTGGCGAAGGATGGCTACACGTACACGGCGATTCTTCAAAAGTACTACACGGGGATCAAGCTTGAGCGAATGTATTGA
- a CDS encoding TonB C-terminal domain-containing protein produces the protein MLKTLDRYTDDQERGAGPLASLWSNVGRDRRFTSLLAVSVVVHVIFYAALIKLDSWAMMRAIASGRSQASLVTLIELAPPPDRALRTAPEPLERADINRLQFDPATADDVHLVARSPKPSTQKGNAGRLPSADQIERQLRASRGSGGRDRTAPAAHQPTPPETSSIQANRIPVLDEAMIAQTPPTQAVPTPPTPAQKPDVIPNNTAGSDATAAGVRRGNRSESSALGLEAAQGQYMALVRAKIRKANERIMPREWIKDVLRDKVSADFLLVIKRDGQILTTRLARSTGYSVLDDYARQAIYTASPFEGFPQAAGDALTFTVTVYFFTL, from the coding sequence GTGCTCAAGACGCTAGACAGATACACCGATGACCAAGAGAGGGGAGCAGGTCCTCTCGCATCATTGTGGTCAAACGTCGGCCGCGACCGCAGATTCACTTCTCTGCTTGCGGTGTCGGTCGTCGTTCACGTCATCTTCTATGCAGCGCTCATCAAGCTCGACTCGTGGGCGATGATGCGAGCGATCGCCAGTGGTAGAAGCCAGGCGTCGCTTGTGACCCTGATAGAGTTAGCGCCCCCTCCCGACCGCGCGCTGCGAACGGCCCCCGAACCTCTCGAACGCGCCGATATCAACCGGCTTCAGTTTGATCCCGCGACCGCCGATGACGTTCACCTCGTCGCGCGCTCTCCAAAGCCTTCGACGCAGAAAGGCAATGCCGGGCGGCTCCCTTCCGCGGATCAGATCGAAAGACAGTTGAGGGCTTCGCGTGGAAGCGGCGGCCGAGACCGTACCGCACCGGCAGCTCATCAACCAACTCCGCCCGAAACCTCGTCGATACAAGCCAATCGCATCCCTGTTCTCGATGAGGCGATGATCGCGCAGACTCCTCCAACGCAGGCCGTCCCCACCCCGCCAACGCCCGCACAAAAGCCAGACGTGATTCCCAACAACACCGCTGGATCGGACGCAACGGCGGCCGGGGTGCGACGCGGCAACAGATCGGAGTCCAGCGCCCTCGGACTGGAAGCGGCACAGGGCCAGTACATGGCTTTGGTGCGCGCAAAGATCCGGAAAGCCAATGAGCGAATCATGCCGCGCGAGTGGATCAAGGACGTTCTTAGAGATAAGGTCTCGGCCGACTTCCTGCTGGTCATCAAACGCGACGGCCAGATCTTGACCACCCGGCTCGCGCGCTCGACGGGTTACTCAGTGCTTGACGACTACGCAAGACAAGCTATATATACTGCAAGTCCCTTTGAAGGATTCCCCCAAGCCGCAGGCGATGCCCTAACCTTTACGGTTACGGTTTATTTTTTCACCCTGTAG
- a CDS encoding serine hydrolase domain-containing protein — MANSAEIISSYLQSEIARGSFPGAQYVIGEDGQIVAEDALGRAVIEPEIIAVTLDTIYDLASLTKPLVTALLVVRFAERGVLDLNAPLARYLSEFDDKDKREITLAQLMSHTSGLPNWRPLYLEAETRADVPATISQILLEPQQPKGPREVIYSDLNYILLAFVLERITGERLDRLAEREIFEPLDLKRTMFNPAPELRREIAATEHGQSFELANAVADVTARRRLMGFDTPIRFAAEDHEASLLELSVRSPGGASSSISSRYRWRKDLILGEVHDGNAHFMGGVAGHAGLFSTAREVFRMANQFLPGSELLRSESLHLFSDNFTRGCATSRSFAWVLAETPDCSAGPALPPTAFGHNGFTGASIWMDPHKRRVFVLITNRVHPRVDAFDMKEIRRRFNSLAVERVERVSGF, encoded by the coding sequence ATGGCAAACAGCGCTGAAATCATTTCCAGCTATCTCCAATCGGAAATTGCGCGCGGCTCGTTTCCCGGCGCGCAGTACGTTATTGGCGAGGATGGACAAATCGTCGCCGAGGATGCATTGGGCCGCGCGGTCATCGAGCCCGAGATCATAGCGGTCACCCTCGATACAATCTACGATCTCGCCTCGCTCACTAAGCCGCTTGTCACGGCGCTGCTAGTCGTGAGATTCGCCGAACGCGGAGTACTGGATTTGAACGCGCCGCTTGCCCGGTACTTGAGTGAGTTTGATGATAAAGACAAGCGTGAGATCACGCTGGCTCAACTGATGAGTCATACCTCGGGTTTGCCCAACTGGCGCCCGCTTTACCTGGAAGCCGAAACTCGCGCGGATGTCCCGGCCACGATTTCCCAAATCCTGCTTGAACCGCAGCAGCCGAAAGGTCCGCGTGAAGTAATCTACAGCGATCTAAACTATATTCTTCTGGCCTTTGTGCTGGAGCGGATCACGGGCGAGCGGCTCGACCGGTTGGCGGAAAGAGAGATATTCGAGCCATTGGATCTGAAGCGCACCATGTTCAACCCGGCGCCGGAACTGCGTCGCGAGATCGCGGCGACCGAGCACGGCCAGTCGTTTGAGCTTGCGAACGCGGTCGCCGACGTGACTGCCCGGCGGCGGTTGATGGGCTTTGACACGCCTATTCGGTTCGCAGCGGAAGACCACGAAGCTTCGCTCCTGGAACTCTCGGTCAGGTCGCCTGGCGGCGCGTCTTCGTCGATCTCCTCGCGCTACCGGTGGCGGAAGGACTTGATTTTGGGAGAGGTTCACGATGGCAACGCGCACTTCATGGGCGGGGTAGCCGGGCACGCCGGATTGTTTTCAACTGCGCGCGAAGTATTCCGGATGGCAAATCAGTTCTTGCCTGGCAGCGAGCTTCTGCGGTCCGAGTCGCTTCACTTGTTCAGCGACAACTTCACGCGGGGCTGCGCGACGTCGAGGTCATTCGCGTGGGTACTGGCGGAGACGCCCGACTGTTCGGCCGGGCCGGCGCTTCCTCCGACCGCCTTCGGCCATAACGGCTTCACTGGAGCAAGCATATGGATGGACCCGCACAAGCGGCGCGTGTTCGTTCTAATTACGAATCGGGTTCATCCAAGAGTCGATGCGTTTGATATGAAAGAGATAAGGCGGCGTTTTAACTCGCTGGCGGTTGAAAGAGTGGAAAGAGTTTCTGGTTTCTAG